A stretch of the Corylus avellana chromosome ca6, CavTom2PMs-1.0 genome encodes the following:
- the LOC132185283 gene encoding disease resistance protein RPV1-like yields MAFHGASSPSSLSTSSISSSNHQWAYDVFLSFRGEDTRNNFTAHLYAALDRNGINTYKDDINLRRGENISPELLNAIEMSRISVIVLSQNYASSSWCLDELVKICDCKETNGQIVVPVFYKVNPSEVRYHKNKNFGEALAKHEEIFKDDRMKVQRWKTALTEVANLSGWHLENRFLEERKHFRKYRA; encoded by the coding sequence ATGGCCTTCCATGGAGCTTCTTCACCTTCATCTTTGTCTACATCTTCAATTTCCTCTTCCAACCATCAGTGGGCTTACGATGTGTTCTTGAGCTTTAGAGGCGAAGATACTCGTAATAATTTTACCGCTCATCTTTACGCCGCTTTGGATCGAAACGGGATCAACACCTATAAAGATGACATCAACCTTAGGAGAGGAGAGAACATTTCACCAGAACTTCTCAACGCTATTGAGATGTCAAGGATTTCAGTCATTGTGTTATCTCAAAACTATGCATCATCTTCATGGTGCTTGGATGAACTTGTAAAGATCTGTGATTGTAAGGAAACAAATGGCCAAATTGTTGTACCGGTGTTTTACAAGGTAAATCCATCAGAAGTGCgatatcataaaaataaaaattttggcgaAGCATTGGCTAAACATGAAGAAATATTCAAGGATGATCGAATGAAGGTGCAGAGGTGGAAGACAGCGCTAACAGAAGTGGCCAATTTGTCTGGCTGGCATTTAGAGAACAG